The nucleotide window GTGAAATTGTGACTTTCGTAGGCGAATACCGCCAGCGTGTTGCACCGCTTGCTGTGAAATGGAACGAGTGGAAGGAACAGCAAGACGAAGACGCTGACAAGTAAATAGTATGGCGGCTAAGGCCGCCTGTTCTTTAAAGGGGGAGCAGAGAGATGAGCACAGGAACAAGTGGTTATAGTGGCTCAGATCGTCGGAGAGGACTGCCACGATTTGGGGTAGGCAAAGACAATCGAGATACGTTTGATTACAGCAAAGTTACAACGTATCAAATGACAGAGGAGGAGTTAGCTATGGTTAGACAAGGTGGGAGCTTTAAAACCGAGGCAGAATGGGATGATATTTGTGCAAAAGCGGTGGAAGAATTAAAGACCGGCAAACAATTAGGGAGCATTGCGAAAATACTCGAGGTCAAGACACCAAGTTTACACGGGCATCTGAAAAAGCGTAAATTGCCCACTACGGCGAAATGGGCGCGCAAGGTAACAGATATACCGGAAAAGGAAAAAAATGCGACAGAGGCGAAACTGGAGCCTGATAACAGTGTTGAAGATGCAACAATGCAGATTAGTATCAATTCAAATGATGCAAAACATGTAATTAAACAACATGTAGTTAGTTGGAAAGCACCTAGAAACGAAGCAGTAAATAGCGAGTTGCAACAAACTCTTGATAATCTGCGGAAAGAGTATGACCAATGGAGAGCGAATTACGACACGATTCAAAGAGACAACACACGACTGGAAATTGAAATGCGTGATTTGGCAGAGACTTTAAGTATAAAAGAAAAAGAGCTTGCTAGGCTGCAAGGAGAAATAAATCGCCTAACAGCAGAGCTGCAAGACGCGACAAGTCAGCAATTCGATCTGCAGCAAGCGGAAGTTAACGAAAGTATTCGGTTCCGGAAAGCATTAGCGGTCATCGCGGCTCAGCAAGATTTGCTAGATATTATGTTTTAAAATGTGGAATTACAGATAAAAAGCCCACATTACCTGTGGACTAAATGACCGGGACCTTCTAACACTATTTCTTCAATACTTCTTACTGGAAAGCAATAATCAGTCCCACTCTGGCCAGATTTTATAGCTACCAGTTCAACTTCGGGAAAGTATCCAGATACAATACCTTGTAACTTTTTATAGTCGTTACCAACTCGATATGTAACCGAAATAACCATATCATTTGTATGACAGAGATCAAAAAAGCTATATTTTTCATTCGTCTTCAATAAACAATTCTTTTCCATATTAATCACCTCGATAATAGATATAGCTTTGTTTGGCTCTTTAGAACATAAATGATAAAAGGCCGTGCTTTTAAATTTACTAATGAAAAGGGGTGAAGAAGCTGTGAAGGATATTCAAATATTGAAGACTGATATTTGCATTGAATGTCCCGGCAGTCAATGGGGTGACAGCAGCTTCTGCTCTGTTCACCAGGAAAAGATTCAGCAAGTGCAATCTTGTCCGCAGTGGGAAGAGAAACTGTTTAAAGAGAAAGACGGCCAGCTCTCTATGCACGATCCAGAACAAATTATGGACATCATTCAACGTACTGAAGAAGACGTCCGTGACTACCGCTGGATGACAAAAGAGATTGATAAATTAGAAGCGGACCTCAACAACCCTGAGATACATAATAAATTGACCGCTAAATGGGGCATAGAGGCTGTTATGCCGAACGGGAAAGGGCAAAGGTCATCCGTTAACGAAAAACGCTACAAACGGCAAATGGAGCGCCTAGAGAGGCTTCAAGAAAAGGTGGGGCGAATCAATAAAGCAGCAGAGAAAATTACAGAGGAACGTAAGCTCACTGTGCTGGAATGCATGCTTGATGGTGTGAAGATGAACATGATTGCTAAGCATGTGGGAGTGTCCCGCCAAACGTTAAACGAGATACGCCGCGAGATTATCACGAGCTTAGCGACTGATATTTACAGAGAGGAACTGGAAAAAGCATAACAAATAATAAAATTTTAACAGTTTCTTAATTTATTGGATTTATATGGATATTAAAATAAAAAGAAAAAGGGAGAGATTGACATGCAAGAAAAGTACGAACAAAACGCAGAGTTATTAAAGGTATTGGCGCATCCAGTACGCCTGGGTCTTATAAACTTCTTACTTAAATCAGGCCCGTCAAATGTAACGCAGCTGCAAGGAGAGTTTGATATGCCGCAAAGCACAATCAGTCAGCACTTAGGTAAGCTTAGACATGCAAGAATTTTACGCGGTAATCGTAAGGGCTTAGAGATTTATTACGAAATCATTGATTCACGAATCGAACAATTGATTGGAGTATTAAAATAAGGCATATTTGAAGGTCCGGCTCACCGAGTCGGATTTTTATATTGCTTTACCTTTTTGACAAAATAGACACATATTACACTTTTTGATGTCAATAAACACTATTTGCTATAATTGGTACAGGCAGGTGACGGAAAACAATTGCTTTCATGATTCGGCAATTCTTTTCATCTATGTATCCCTTTTTGGCTACTCATTTTGAGTAGCTACTTTTTTATATTTTGATTGAAGGATGTTGCTTCTTTTTGTCGAAATGTAAAAAAGAACAAAAATAAGGAGGGAAACCATGCAATATTTGGAATTGAAAGATATTTTGAGTTTTGCTCAGAATATAGCCATTGAAGGGAATGGGAATGGTCATTATATTGCAGCTACGTTAATTGAGGATTTATATTCTGAGGAAGAAATAAAAGTTGTTTATCCAAGGCATATTTTTCCGCGAGAAGAATATCAAAAAAAGTCAGAGATATTAGTATTCTTAGATGACAAACTTTGTATCGTGACAGCTGATAATAAAGAATACGATGTAACGATAATTAAGTATCAAGAAATAAGGAAAGTGAATTATAAAGCGAATAGATACGAACAGGATCCAGCGGTTTTAATAATTGAATTATCTAACGGGTCAGAAATTATATTAGATAGCAATCAAGACTGTAACGTGCATTGGGTATTTAAGTATAACTCAAAAATTAAACAGGTATTCCACTTATTTAAGTAATATTAGAGCATTCCTTCGGGAGTGCTTTTTCTTATGGCTAAAAGGGAAAACACATCTCATATGATGCGCAGGGGTGGGAGCGCGAGATGATGATATGAAGCAATTAGCGTGAGGTGGTGTTATGGCAAAAGGGAAATATCAAGAATGGCTCACGAAGGAAGGTCTGCTACTCATAGAAGGATGGGCACGTGACGGACTTACGGATGAGCAGATAGCAAAGAATATGGGAATTGCAGTTAAAACCTTATACAACTGGAAAAACAGCCATATGCCGATTTTACAAGCCTTAAAAAAGGGAAAAGAAGTGGTAGACCGTGAAGTCGAGAATGCTTTGCTCAAACGTGCACTTGGGTATCAATACGAGGAAGTTACGTATGAGATGGGTGTTGAGGTCAAACGAGTATGCAAAGAGGTAACACCAGATACAACCGCTCTTATCTTCTGGCTAAAGAATCGTATGTCAGATTGGGGCGGTGATCGTGCAAAACGAGTTTCGGAACTTCGTAAACTAGAAGCTGATACACAATTGGTGCAAGAGCGCATTAAGTTGTTGAAAGGTGCAACAAAAGATACGTCTTTACTA belongs to Ectobacillus sp. JY-23 and includes:
- a CDS encoding helix-turn-helix transcriptional regulator — translated: MQEKYEQNAELLKVLAHPVRLGLINFLLKSGPSNVTQLQGEFDMPQSTISQHLGKLRHARILRGNRKGLEIYYEIIDSRIEQLIGVLK
- a CDS encoding DUF3908 family protein, whose translation is MQYLELKDILSFAQNIAIEGNGNGHYIAATLIEDLYSEEEIKVVYPRHIFPREEYQKKSEILVFLDDKLCIVTADNKEYDVTIIKYQEIRKVNYKANRYEQDPAVLIIELSNGSEIILDSNQDCNVHWVFKYNSKIKQVFHLFK